The Kribbella sp. HUAS MG21 genome includes the window CCCCGGGGTGGACAACAGGACCGGCCCGTCTCCATGCCCGTGCTTGAAGTAGGCCTTTGCCGTGTGAGCCATCGTCATCCAATCAGTCCTGTTGTGGCTTCTTTGGGTACGTGCGCTTGAAGTCGTCGGGTGCGCTCGCACCACGCGGCGCGCTTCGCGCACTCGCCGTCCAGGTCAGATCCTTGCGCGGCGGTGCCTTGTAGTCGCACGCGAGCGCCAGCTCGCAACAAGCCGGCGGCAGCAGGCAAAGAGCGGCGTCAGCCGCAACACCCGGCGCCAGCCGGAAACAAGAGATCCGGGCGCCAAGCCCGGGGGTGGGTGGGAGCGGGCGTAGCGGCCGCGTCTGAGGAGCGCAGCGACGAGGCCAGCGGCTGCGGAGCACGCGTGGGCCGGGTGGTTGAATGGCATCCGTAGACTATGCGTTCCACGTCAGTGTGGATGCTCTCTGTCATGACACCTGTACTGCGGGTGCCCACTTCCGGAGGAATCGGTGAACCGGTCGACTCTCGTCCGTGCACTGCTCGCGTTCCTGGTCCTCGCCGCGTCGACGTACGTGACGTTGACCGCGAAGCCGAAGCTCGGTCTCGACCTGCGCGGCGGGACGCAGATCGTGCTGCAGGCCAAGGACTCGCCGACGGTGAAGGCGACCGCGGAGAACACCGACAAGGCCACCCAGGTGCTGCACCGGCGGATCGACGCCCTCGGTGTCAGCGAGCCGAACGTCACCCGCCAGGGCGAGGACCGGATCATCGTCGAGCTGCCGGGCGTGCAGGATCCGCGCGAGGCCGCGAAGGTGATCGGCAAGACCGCCCAGCTGACGTTCCACGAAGTACTCGACCAGGTCGCGGCCAAGCCGGCGAAACCGGCGGCGGGGGAGACGTACCTGCCGCCCGAGGACGGCCAGGGCTTCCTGCGGCTGGCCAAGCCCGCGATGACCGGTGAACTGGTCGGCGGCGCCGAAGGCCGGCTCGACCCGCAGCAGGTCGCGCAGGGCTGGTTCGTCGAGATGAACTTCAAGGGCGACGGCGGCAAGATCTGGGGCAACATCACCGGCAAGGCGGCCTGCCAGCCGGTCGGTACGCCGCAGCGGCTGATCGCGATCGTTCTGGACAACGAGGTCATCAGCGCGCCGCAGGTCGACCCGAACGGTGGCAACCAGCTCTGCAACGTCGGCATCCAGGGCGGCAGCACCACGATCTCCGGCACCTTCACCGAGACCGAGGCGAAGGACCTGGCCGCGCTGATCTCCGGCGGTGCGCTGCCGCTGCCGGTCGAGGTCATCGACCAGCGGACGGTCGGCCCGTCGCTCGGCAAGGACGCGATCGAGGCCAGCGCGCTCGCCGCGATCATCGGCCTGGCGCTGACCGCGCTGTTCATCATCGTGGCCTACCGCCTGGTCGGCCTGATGGCGGTCCTCGGCCTGCTCGGGTACGCCGCGATGTCGTACGCCGCGCTGACCGCGATCGGGGCCACCCTCACCCTGCCCGGCCTGGCCGGTTTCGTCCTAGCGATCGGTATGGCGGTCGACGCGAACGTCCTGGTGTTCGAACGCGCCCGCGAGGACTACACAGCCGGCCGCACCGACGGACTGCGCCGCTCCCTGCGGAGCGGCTTCCAGAACGCGCTGTCCGCGATCGCCGACTCCAACATCACCACCCTGCTCGCCGCCGGGCTGCTGTTCTTCCTGGCCGCCGGCCCGGTCCGCGGCTTCGGTGTCACCCTGTCGATCGGTGTGATCGCGTCGCTGCTGTCGGCGCTGGTGGTGACCCGGGTGTTCGCCGAATTCGTGGTGTCGCGCGGGTTCGTCCTGCGGCGTCCGGGACTGAGCGGTATCGCGGGCCACGGCCGCGTGCGGACCTGGCTGGAGTCCCGCCGGCCGTCGTTGATGAAGCACAGCCGCCGCTGGCTGGTCATCACGGCCGTCGCGATCGTCGTGAGCCTCGCCGGTGTCGCCGTCCGCGGCCTGAACCTTGGCATCGAGTTCACCGGCGGCCGGCTGATCGAGGTCAGTACGTCGCAACGGATCACGCCGGACCAGGCGCGCGCCGCGGTCGCCGAGGCGGGGTACCCGACGGCCGTCGTCCAGGCGTCCGGGACCGACGACATCACGGTCCGGACGTCGACGATCAGCGACGACGAGGCGGAGAAGATCCGCGAGTCGATCGGCCGGATCGGCGGCGGCGCGGAGGTGATCCGCAACGAGAGCATCGGTCCGTCGCTCGGTGAGGAGCTGCGCAACAAGGGCCTGATCGCGCTCGGCATCGCGCTGCTCGCCCAGCTGGCCTATCTCGCCGCGCGCTTCCGCTGGACGTACGGCGCCGGCGCCGTACTGGCGCTGCTGCAGAACGTCGCGGTCGTGGTCGGCATCTTCGCCTGGACCGGGAAGCCGATCGACGGCATCTTCCTGGCCGCGATCCTGACGATCATCGGGTACACGGTGAACGACTCGGTCGTCGTGTTCGACCGGATCCGCGAGACCCGCAGTGCCCGCTCGACCGACAGTTTGGGCCCGGTCATCGACACCGCGATCGTCAACGTGCTGCCGCGGACGATCAACACCGGTATCTCGACCTTGTTCATCCTGACCGCGCTGCTGTTCCTGGGCGGTGACTCGCTGGCCGACTTCGCCTTGGCGCTGCTGCTCGGCATCGTCGTCGGCACGTACTCCTCCAACCTCACCGCGGCGCCGCTGCTCCTCGAGCTGGAACGCCGTTACCCGGCCCCGCCGCCGCGCCCGAAGCGCGTCCAGGTGGACCGCGACGCCCAGCCCGACCGCGGCGCCGTCGTCTAGCAGCTCGGGTTATCCACACCCCAGCCCGCCGGGACGGAATCTGTCCGTCGCGCGGGCTAGGGTGTGGCGGTGGGTGTTGACGTACGGGAACTGCTGGAAGCTGCCGTGGCCGGGATCGCCGGACAGACACGGCCCGGGCAGGTGGAGATGGCGCAGGCCGTCGACACCGCGATGCACGAGGGATCGCATCTCCTCGTCCAGGCAGGCACCGGCACCGGCAAGTCCCTCGGGTACCTCGTGCCCGCCCTGGTGCACGCGATCGAGGACCGCCGCGTGGTCGTCTCCACGGCCACGCTCGCTCTGCAGTCCCAGCTGGTCGACCGGGACGTCCCGGCGCTCCTCGACGCCACGGAGAAGCTGCTGCCGCGCAGACCGGCGTACGCGATCCAGAAAGGGCGGAACAACTACGCCTGCCTGCACCGGATCCGCGAGGGCGCGCCGGACGACGACGGCATGCTCGTCGATGTCCCGCCGTCGGGGGAGATCGGCCGCCAGGTCGTCGAGCTGCGCGACTGGGCGGAGCAGCAGCTCGCCGACGGCGAGGCGGGCGACCGGGACCACGCCCCGTCGCACCAGTACCAGGCCTGGCAGCAGGTCGCGATCAGCGCGCGCGAGTGCCTCGGCGCCCAGAAATGCCCGTACGGCGAGGAGTGCTTCGCCGAGAAGGCCAAGGAGCAGGCCCGCAAGGCCGACATCGTCATCACCAACCACGCGCTGCTCTCGATCGACGCCTTCGAGAACCGGACCGTCCTGCCCGAGCACGACGTGGTCATCGTCGACGAGGCGCACGAGCTGCCCGCCCGGGTCACCGGCGCGGCCGGCGACGAACTGTCCCCGCAGATGGTCGAGCGTGCCGCCAAGCGGGCCCGCCGGTTCGTCGACGACGACAAGGCCGACGACCTGATCGACGCCTCCGACGCCCTCCGCGCGGCGCTCGACGGCACCCGCGAGGGCCGCATCGAGCCGTCCAACGCGCCGGTCCTCGAGGCCGCGGGCCTGGTCCGCGACGCGGCCCGCGCGCTGTACTCCGACCTGAACAAGAAGTCCGACGACAAGGACGACGACCCGGACGGCGCCAAACGGCAGTCGAAGGGCGCCGTCAAGGAGATCTTCGACGTCGCCGAACGCGTCGCCGCGCTCAGCGACGCCGACGTGGTCTGGATGATCGACCGCGACCGCTTCGGCCGGGAGCTCCGGATCGCCCCGCTCACCGTCGCCGGCCTGCTCCGCGAGCTCGTCCTTCGCGACCGTACGGCGGTGCTCACCTCGGCGACGCTGACGCTCGGCGGCGACTTCGACGCGATCGCCCGCCAGGTCGGGCTGCGGCCGTCCGACAAGCTCGCCGACGACGACGAGATGCCGGACCTGGACGACTCCGGCGAGACCGGCCCGCTGCCGTGGCGCGGGCTCGACGTCGGCTCCCCGTTCGAGTACGAGAAGCAGGGGATCCTGTACGTCGCCAAGCACCTGCCGCCACCGCACCGCGACGGCCTGGGCAAGAAGCAGTTCGAGGAGATCATCGACCTGATCACCGCGGCCGGCGGGCGCACCCTCGGCCTGTTCTCGTCGCGGCGCGCGGCCGAGGCGGCAACCGCGGCGGTCCGCGAGGCGACCGACCTCAAGGTGCTCTGCCAGGGCGACGCACAGCTCGGCGAGCTGGCCCGCGAGTTCGTCGAGGACCCGGAGACGTCCCTGTTCGGCACGCTGTCGCTGTGGCAGGGCATCGACGTACCGGGGTCGACGTGCAACCTGGTGATCATCGACCGGATCCCGTTCCCGCGCCCCGACGAGCCGCTGATGGCGGCCCGGCAGCGCGCCGTCGACGAGGCAGGCGGCAACGGCTTCATGGCCGTCGCCGCGACGCACGCCGGCCTGCTGCTCGCGCAGGGCACCGGCCGCCTGATCCGCCGCAGCACGGACCGCGGCGTGGTGGCGATCCTCGACCCGCGCATCGTCACCCAGCGGTACGGCGGGTTCCTGCGCGCCTCCTTGCCTCCGATGTGGCCGACCGCCGATCGTGAGAAGGTGCTCGGCGCCTTGAAGAGGTTGCAGTCCGCATGAGTCCCGTGGCCGGTCCGCCGGTGCTGCCGATGATGGCGGCCCTGGGCAAGATGCCCTCCGGGGCGGGCTGGGCGTACGAGCTGAAGTGGGACGGCATCCGCGTGATCGCCGAAGTGGACGACGGCGTCTGCCGGCTCTGGTCGCGGAACAGCCACGACGTCTCGGGTGGGTACCCGGAGCTGATCGGCCTGGCGGAGGCGCCGGGCCTGCGGCATCCCGCCGTACTGGACGGTGAGATCGTCACCCTCGACGAGCACGGCGCGCCGTCGTTCGGACTGCTGCAGCGCCGGATGCACGTCCGGGATCCGCGCCAGCTCAGGCATCTGATCACCGAGGTGCCGGTATCGGTGCGGCTGTTCGACCTGCTCCGCCTCGACGGCAAGTGGTTGCTAGAGGCAACGTACGACGACCGGCGCGGGCTGCTCGAGTCACTCGACCTCGACGACCCGTTCTGGGAGGTGCCGGCCGCGCTGACCGACGGCGAGCAGGCGCTCGAACAGTCCGCCGTCCAAGGGCTCGAGGGCGTGGTCGCGAAGCGCCGCAAGTCCCGGTACCTGCCGGGCAAGCGCAGTTCCGACTGGATCAAGGTGAAGCCGGTGCTGACCCGGGACGTCATCCTCTGCGGCTGGCATCCGGGGGAGGGGAACCGGGCCGGGCGGATCGGGTCCTTCTACTGCGCGGCGTACGACGGTGACGAACTGGTGCTGATCGGCAAGGTCGGTTCCGGGCTGGACTTCGCGACGCTGGAGATGCTGAGCGCCGAGCTGACCGGTCTGGAGATCGACCGGCCGGCGTTCGACCCGTCGGGGATCCCCACGACCGACCGGCGACGGGCGCACTGGCTGGACCCGGTGCTGGTCGCCGAAGTGACCTATTCCGGCTGGGGCGGCGACGGTCGGCTGCGGCATCCGGTCTGGCGCGGTCTACGGCTCGACATCGACCCGGAAACGGTCCTCGCCGAGCGACCGTGAATACATTTCACGACATGCTGACGAGCCGCGGAATTGTTCGAAATGCGGTGAATATCCGGCGTCGCTGAGACGCTTTCTGTTCAACTGTCGCAGCAAATCGGGTATTTCAGTCGTTCGATTCCCGGGACGGGGCCGGGACCGCCAGCGCCGCCTCGATCTTGTCGGTCAGCTTCTCCGGGGCGTGGGTGGGCGCGTACCGCGCGATCACCGCGCCGTCGCGGCCGACCAGGAACTTCGTGAAGTTCCACTTGATCCGGCCGCCGAGCAGGCCGCCCTGCTCGCGTTTCAGCCAGTTGTACAAGGGGATCGTCCGCGCTCCGTTGACGTCGATCTTGGCGAACATCGGGAACGTGACGTGGTAGATCGTCGAGCAGAAGTTCGCGATCTCGTTCTCGTCGCCGGGCTCCTGGTGGCCGAACTGGTCACAGGGGAAGCCCAGTACCGAGAAGCCCTGCCGGCGGTAGGTCCGGTAGAGCTTCTGCAACCCCGTGTACTGCGGGGTCTGGGCGCACTGCGACGCCGTGTTCACCACCAGGAGCACCTGGTCGCGGAAATCGGCAAGAGACTGTTCATTGCCTTCGATCCGCCGCGCGCTGAAGTCATAGACAGTCGTCATGTCTCAATGCTGACATGACACGCCCGACTTCGCGCGCCGTCCGATATGTCAGACTCGGCGCAGAACTGTTACGACCTTTCCGAGAATGATCGCGTCCTTGCCGTCGATCGGCTCGAACGCGGGGTTGTGTGGTAGCAGCAGGATCTCGGTCTTGGTCTTCTTGAACGTCTTCACGGTGGCCTCGCCGTCGATCATCGCGGCCACGATGTCGCCGTTCTCCGCGGTCGGCTGCTGCCGGACCACGACCCAGTCGCCGTCGCAGATCGCCGCGTCGATCATCGACTCACCCTTGACCCGGAGCATGAACAGCGTGCCCTCGCCGACCATTGCCTTGGGCAACGGGAAGACCTCTTCGATCTCCTGCTCGGCGAGGATCGGCCCACCGGCGGCGATCCGGCCGACCACCGGCACGTACGCCGCGTCCGGGTGCGCGTCGCCGGCGTCGGTCTCGTCGTACGCCGTCTGCCGCACCGGTCCGAGCGCCGCCCGGCGGGCCGCGGCGTCCACCTCGCCCGGGTAGCGGACCTCGATCGCGCGCGGCCGGTTCGGGTCGCGGCGGAGCAGGCCCTTCTGCTCGAGCACGCGAAGCTGGTGCGACACCGAGGAGGAGCTGGTCAGGCCGACCCGCTCGCCGATCTCGCGCATCGACGGCGGGTAGCCGCGGCTGTCCACCGACTCGCGGATCACGTCCAGCACCCGCCGCTGGCGCGGCGTCAGCCCGGTCGCGTCGGCCGGCCCGTCGGGCAGCTCGGCCACGGTCCGGTCCTTGTCTGCAGCCTTGCCGGTCATCTTGTCCGTGCCCCCGCCCGTAGTCGTGTCCGCCACCTTGCCCGCGGTCTTGTCCGCGCCAGTGCGCTCGTCCTTGCTGGAACCGCTCGGCGTCCTGGCCATCGCTGGTTGCTCCTCGGGTCGGGCCGGCGATCACCCACCGGCCGAAGCTTGCTCGACTGAGATGACCGTAGACCGAATCCTGAGATTCTTCAAACATCTGTTCGAAGGCGTGTCGCTTCGCAACTTTGTTCGGGTTTCGAGTTATAGAGCGCACGCGGGCAGCTTCGGCGTCAGGGAATTTCCTGGGCGTGTCCCGGTTGGAGATGGTTGCGCGACGAGCGGCTGTCGGTTAATCATTCGTACAGGCGTTCGATCGAACAGGTGTTCGGTCCGGTCGAACGGCCCGCCCTCCGAAAACTGTCGGAGGCGGCCGATAGACAAAAACCAGCACCGCAGAACGCGCCCCGACCGAGGTCTTGGAGGATCCGATGAGCACAGCAGCTCTAGCGCCCAACGCGCCGTCCCCGTCGCCGGTGCCGGCGCCGGCAGGTGCGCCGCGGCGGCGGACGCGGGTCGAGGGTGCGTCCACCGATCGGATGCCGGTGCGCGCCTGCTCCGGCGAGGAGCTCGGCCGCCACGCGCAGCACCACCGCCGCATCGACCTCGAGCCCACCACCCTCCGCCTGACCCGCCGCGGCCGGATGCTTCTGACGGCAGTCTCGGTCCTCATCTTCGGCGCCGCGGTGCTAGTCCTGGGCCTCCGAGTCGCCGGCGTCCTCGAGCCCGGCCCACGCTTCACCCACACCGTCCCGGTCCAGGTAGCCCCCGGCCAAAGCCTCTGGTCAATCGCCCAGTCCACCAACCCCAACCAGGACCCCGCGATCGTCGTGGAAAAGATCGCCAACCTGAACAACCTGACCACCCCCACCGACATCATCCCCGGCCAAACCCTCCAAATCCCCATCGCCCGCTGACCACCCCACCCGCACCTGAGCGGCGCACCCGCGAGCGGCGGAACTGTCGACGGCGCGGTTCTAGTGACTGTTTGGGGACTGGTGGTCGAGGGCTGATAGCAGCTGTGGAATCAGTGGGTTTGAGTCGGTCGTCCGCCAGGCGGCGGCGACTCGGGTGTGGGTGGGGTTGGGGTCGAGGTTGCGGTAGGCGACGTCTTTGAGGCGGATTCGGCGGATACTGTGCGGGGCGAGTGAGACGCCCAGGCCGGATTCCACGAGGGCGCAGATCGTCTGCCATTCCACCGCGTGCTGAACGACCCGAGGTGCGAAGCCGGCGTCGATGCACATGCCGGTGATCTGGTCGTACAGCGGCGGTCCGACGGCGCGCGGAAGCAGTACGAATGGGGAGTCCGCCAAGTCCGCGACTCGGATCGTGCGTTGTGCCGCGAGCGGATGCGTCGAAGGCAGAACGGCCACGAACGGTTCGGTCAGCACGGTCTGGAAGTCGAGCTCCGCGTCATCGGCCGGCGGTTCGCGCAATAGGCCGACGTCGATGGTCCGGTCGCGCAAGGCGGCGAGCTGGGGCGTGGTGGTCATCTCCTGGATGTCCAGGTCCACGGCGGGGAATCGTTCGCGGAAGGTTCGCAGCAGCCCCGGAAGGACGGTGAACGCGAGCGACGCCGCGAAGCCGATCCGTAGGCGTCCGCCTCTTCCGCTTCCCGCCTGCCGCGCGGCGGTCAACCCCGCGGCGAGGTCGGCGAGCGCGTGTTGGGCGGCCGGTAGAAGTTCGCGACCCGCCGCCGTGAGGCTGATCCGTCCCGGCTCACGGATGAACAGCGCGTACCCGACCTTGTCCTCCAGTCGGCGGATCTGCTGGCTCAGCGGCGGCTGGGCGATTCCCAGGCGAGCAGCGGCATGACCGAAATGGAGCTCCTCGGCCAGTACGACGAACGCGTGCAGCTGCGGCAGTGCAAGTTCAGGCCGTTCCATATGCCTAGAGATATCACTCCAGGGTTGTAGAGCTATTAGACGTATCGACGACTGGTCCCATAGCGTTCGGCGCATGACGGAGCGACGTGCAATCCTCAGCGGTTCGACGTTCGAGGAGCAGATCGGGTATGCCCGTGCCGTGGTCGACGGCGACTGGGTCCACGTGTCCGGGACGACCGGTTTCGACTACTCCACGATGACGATCTCCGACGACGTCGTGGAACAGGCCGAGCAGTGCCTGCGCAACATCGAAGCCGCCCTGACCGAAGCGAAATGCACCTTCGCCGACGTAGTACGCGTGCGCTACCTGCTCCCCGACCGAAACGACTTCGAACCCTGCTGGCCCGTACTACGCCGCACCTTCGGCGAGGTCCGCCCCGCAGCCACCATGCTCATGTGCGGCCTGGCCGACCCCCGCATGAAGATAGAAATCGAGGCCTACGCCCGCCGCACCACCTAGCCCCGCAGCCGTACCTGCCATCCGCCCGTTAGTTGTTGGGGCGGAGGTCTAATACGGCTTGGTGGCGTAGCCCATGTACGAGATTTTTGTTGTTTTCACCTGGCCGATGTTCAGGGAGCGGCTCAGGTGGCCGGGGCTGATTGTGCCGCGGCGGGCTCGGGTGAAGTTTCGTAGTACGGCTAGTTTGTTGGCGCGCGTACCGAGGCCGGTGATTTCGCCCAGGCGGAGGCCGTGCCGGCGGAGGGCCTCTTCGAGTTCGGTCGGCTTGATGAACATCTCCCACGCGTGCAGTTCGGTGTCGACGACCCTGGTCAGCCGCCATTCCTGCATCACCTTGATCACCAGCACCTTCGACGCGAACGTCCGGTTGATGGTGTCGAAGAGGTAGAGCCCGTCCGGCCGCAGTACCCGCGCCGTCTCGGCGATCACCCGGTTCAGGTCCGACACGTGCTCGAGAACGTCGCAGCAGTACGCGATGTCGACGCTCTCGTCGGCGAGCGGCAGGTGTTCACCTGTCCCCACGACGTACTGCGCATCCAGCCCGGACGTGCTCGCATGCGCAGCAGCGGTCCGCACCGACACCTCCGACGGGTCGACACCGACCACCCGGCAGCCGAGCCGAGCGAACTCCTCCGCCATGAAGCCGCCACCGCTGCCGATATCGACGGCCCGCCGGCCGACCGGAGCCCGCCCGGTCCGCTCGAGCACCGCGCGGAAGTACGCGAACCGCCCAGGCGTGAAGCTGCCGTGCAACAGGTTGAGCGGGTTGTCCTCGTCCCACCAACTGTCGCCGATCCGGTTGTAGATCTGGTTGTCGATCCGTCGCGAGTGAGTAGTCATCGGCTACACACCTACGGCCTCTGGCGAGGCGGTCCCGGTCTCACGCTGTGGGCTGCCGGGTAGACGTTTCTCAGCCACCTGCCCGGTGTCCCGGGTCTTCTGGTCGGCTCCGCGTCCGTTTAATGTCTCCGTCCCACTGACGGCGACTGCCAGCGCGGCGAGGTTCCTTGCCGCGTTCTCATCACGATCCATCACCAAACCGCAGGATCCACACACGTAGTCGCGTTCGGACAGGAGCAGCTTGGCTTTCACCACTCCACAGCCCGAACAGGTCTTGCTGGACGGGAACCAGCGGTCGGCCAGGATCAGCCGCCCGCCGTTCCATTGTGTCTTGTATGCCAGTTGCCGCCGGATCTCGCCGAACCCGGCGTCCCCGACTCGGCGGGCCAGGCGGCGGTTCTCGAGCATCCCGGCAACATTCAAGTCTTCCACGACCACGATCCCGTACTCGGCCGCGATCCCGGTGGTGAACTTGTGGAGCGCGTCAGCTCGCCGGTAGGCCACCTGGTGGTGCACGCGGTTGCGGTGGGCCTTCGCGCGCCTCCACCTCTTCGACGGCGTTCCGCCGGTACGCCGGTCCGGACCGACCCGGCGGGATGCCCTCCGCGACAGCCTGCCGAGTTTGCGCAGTGCCGCGTCCAGGTGTCTCGGGTTCGGCACCGTCTGCGGTTCGCCGCCCGGTTCGGCCAGGATCGCCAGGGACTTGATGCCCAGATCCACACCGACCACCGCGTCCGGCCGTGCCGGGGCCCGCACGTACGGGTCCTCTTCGACGGTGAACGACACGAAGCACCGGCCGCGCTCGAACCGGATCGTCGCGGCCACGATCCGGGCGGTGCCGTCGACGAGTTCGGGTGCCGGTGTCTCGTGCAGCCGCACTCGTCCGATGCGCGGAAGGACGGCGTACCGCTCCTCGCACCGGATGACGCCGGTGGTGAACCGGCACGACTTGACCGCCCTGTGCTTGGACTTGAACCGCGGAAACCCCACCGGGCGTCCGGCCCGCTTACCCTTGCGGGAGTCGCTCCAATTCTTCAGGGCGGCGGCCAACCGGGTGAGCCCGGACGCGTAGGCCTCCTTGGAGTACTCTGCCCACCACGGCGCGACCGTCGCCTTGACCTCGTTCCAGGCCTTGCGCAGCGAATACATCGACCACGACATCGCCGGAGTCAACAGCTCCTCCGGGATGGCGTAGCTGGCTTCGGCCGCCCGCTGATCCATCACGGCCTTCACCTGTCCAAGACCCCAGTTGAACGCCTTCCGCGCCGCACCGCAGTGCCCATCCAGCAATCGAGCCTGGCGAGGCGTCGGATTCAGCGCGTACTTGTACGCCCGGAGCATCACAACACGTCTTTCTGCCGCCCGTCGACGGCGTGCCGCACTCGAGAACCGGCGGTCCCAGCACCACGTCGCGAGATGCGGCGCCGTTTGGGTTCGGACGCGAGACAGTTGCCGTCCAGGTTGGCATCGTCAGGCATACGAGCAGTCTTCACGGCCCTACCGACAGAAAACAGGGGTCGGTCCGCCTGCTCGCCGCCGTGCCCGATCAAGGCGTTTTCGCGCGCCATTCGTCCTCGAGCAGCGCGTACACGTACTCGTTCGCCCACTCGCCCTTGAAGTGCAGGGCCTCCAGATGATGCGCCTCGCGCCGCATCCCAAGCCGCTCCAGCAAGCGCGCGGACGGCAGGTTCCGGTCGTCCAGGATCGCGACGATCCGGTGCAGCCCGAGCTCCTCGAAGCCGACCCGCAGCATCTCCCGCGCAGCCTCCGCCGCCAGCCCCTTGCCCTGGTACGCCGAGTGCAGCGCGAACCCGATCTCGCCCTGCCGATCCGCCTCACTGGCCCACTTCAGCAGTACTTCGCCTATGACGGTCCCGGTCTCGCGCAGTTCGATCGCCAGCACCAGCCACTGACCGGCCGCGGTCAACTCGCCCTGCGGCAACTTCCGCTCCAGCGCGGCCCGCGTGGCCTCCCGGTCCCGCACCGGCCACGGCGTGTACCGCACGACGTCCGGCAGCGAGTGGAACGCGAACAGGTCGTCGAGATCGTCCATCCGGTGCGGCCGCAGCTCCAGACGCTCGGTCAGCAGGGGATACGCAGGTCGGAACATCGCACCTTCCTCGGCTACTCTGTCTAACGACGTTAGACAGTACCTCCCACGGATGGCGAATGACCAGACGCGACCCTTCGTCCCACGCCGCGGCCGGTGTCACCGTCGCCGCGATCGCCGACGCGGCCCTGGCCGTGATCCGCGCAACCGGCGTCGACGGCCTCACGATGCGCGCCGTCGCCGAACGCCTGCACGTCCGCGCCCCGTCGCTGTACCACCACGTGCGCAACAAGTCCGAGCTCCTCGACCTGGTCGCCCGGAACGCCTTCGACCAGTTCGCCGCCGACAACACGGCGTACGGCGAACTCAAAACCGTCGACGAGTGGATCGACCTGACACGCTCCGGCTCGCTGGACCTGCGCGCGTTCTACGCCGACCATCCCGGCCTCGCCGGCCTGATGCTGTCGAAGGCAACACCCGACCGCGATCTGGGCGAGGGCTCGCGCGCCGAACTCGTCCGCGCGCAGATCGACGCCCTCGTGCGGATCGGCG containing:
- the lexA gene encoding transcriptional repressor LexA, with amino-acid sequence MARTPSGSSKDERTGADKTAGKVADTTTGGGTDKMTGKAADKDRTVAELPDGPADATGLTPRQRRVLDVIRESVDSRGYPPSMREIGERVGLTSSSSVSHQLRVLEQKGLLRRDPNRPRAIEVRYPGEVDAAARRAALGPVRQTAYDETDAGDAHPDAAYVPVVGRIAAGGPILAEQEIEEVFPLPKAMVGEGTLFMLRVKGESMIDAAICDGDWVVVRQQPTAENGDIVAAMIDGEATVKTFKKTKTEILLLPHNPAFEPIDGKDAIILGKVVTVLRRV
- the ligD gene encoding non-homologous end-joining DNA ligase encodes the protein MSPVAGPPVLPMMAALGKMPSGAGWAYELKWDGIRVIAEVDDGVCRLWSRNSHDVSGGYPELIGLAEAPGLRHPAVLDGEIVTLDEHGAPSFGLLQRRMHVRDPRQLRHLITEVPVSVRLFDLLRLDGKWLLEATYDDRRGLLESLDLDDPFWEVPAALTDGEQALEQSAVQGLEGVVAKRRKSRYLPGKRSSDWIKVKPVLTRDVILCGWHPGEGNRAGRIGSFYCAAYDGDELVLIGKVGSGLDFATLEMLSAELTGLEIDRPAFDPSGIPTTDRRRAHWLDPVLVAEVTYSGWGGDGRLRHPVWRGLRLDIDPETVLAERP
- the secD gene encoding protein translocase subunit SecD; amino-acid sequence: MNRSTLVRALLAFLVLAASTYVTLTAKPKLGLDLRGGTQIVLQAKDSPTVKATAENTDKATQVLHRRIDALGVSEPNVTRQGEDRIIVELPGVQDPREAAKVIGKTAQLTFHEVLDQVAAKPAKPAAGETYLPPEDGQGFLRLAKPAMTGELVGGAEGRLDPQQVAQGWFVEMNFKGDGGKIWGNITGKAACQPVGTPQRLIAIVLDNEVISAPQVDPNGGNQLCNVGIQGGSTTISGTFTETEAKDLAALISGGALPLPVEVIDQRTVGPSLGKDAIEASALAAIIGLALTALFIIVAYRLVGLMAVLGLLGYAAMSYAALTAIGATLTLPGLAGFVLAIGMAVDANVLVFERAREDYTAGRTDGLRRSLRSGFQNALSAIADSNITTLLAAGLLFFLAAGPVRGFGVTLSIGVIASLLSALVVTRVFAEFVVSRGFVLRRPGLSGIAGHGRVRTWLESRRPSLMKHSRRWLVITAVAIVVSLAGVAVRGLNLGIEFTGGRLIEVSTSQRITPDQARAAVAEAGYPTAVVQASGTDDITVRTSTISDDEAEKIRESIGRIGGGAEVIRNESIGPSLGEELRNKGLIALGIALLAQLAYLAARFRWTYGAGAVLALLQNVAVVVGIFAWTGKPIDGIFLAAILTIIGYTVNDSVVVFDRIRETRSARSTDSLGPVIDTAIVNVLPRTINTGISTLFILTALLFLGGDSLADFALALLLGIVVGTYSSNLTAAPLLLELERRYPAPPPRPKRVQVDRDAQPDRGAVV
- a CDS encoding LysM peptidoglycan-binding domain-containing protein — encoded protein: MSTAALAPNAPSPSPVPAPAGAPRRRTRVEGASTDRMPVRACSGEELGRHAQHHRRIDLEPTTLRLTRRGRMLLTAVSVLIFGAAVLVLGLRVAGVLEPGPRFTHTVPVQVAPGQSLWSIAQSTNPNQDPAIVVEKIANLNNLTTPTDIIPGQTLQIPIAR
- a CDS encoding ATP-dependent DNA helicase: MAVGVDVRELLEAAVAGIAGQTRPGQVEMAQAVDTAMHEGSHLLVQAGTGTGKSLGYLVPALVHAIEDRRVVVSTATLALQSQLVDRDVPALLDATEKLLPRRPAYAIQKGRNNYACLHRIREGAPDDDGMLVDVPPSGEIGRQVVELRDWAEQQLADGEAGDRDHAPSHQYQAWQQVAISARECLGAQKCPYGEECFAEKAKEQARKADIVITNHALLSIDAFENRTVLPEHDVVIVDEAHELPARVTGAAGDELSPQMVERAAKRARRFVDDDKADDLIDASDALRAALDGTREGRIEPSNAPVLEAAGLVRDAARALYSDLNKKSDDKDDDPDGAKRQSKGAVKEIFDVAERVAALSDADVVWMIDRDRFGRELRIAPLTVAGLLRELVLRDRTAVLTSATLTLGGDFDAIARQVGLRPSDKLADDDEMPDLDDSGETGPLPWRGLDVGSPFEYEKQGILYVAKHLPPPHRDGLGKKQFEEIIDLITAAGGRTLGLFSSRRAAEAATAAVREATDLKVLCQGDAQLGELAREFVEDPETSLFGTLSLWQGIDVPGSTCNLVIIDRIPFPRPDEPLMAARQRAVDEAGGNGFMAVAATHAGLLLAQGTGRLIRRSTDRGVVAILDPRIVTQRYGGFLRASLPPMWPTADREKVLGALKRLQSA
- a CDS encoding glutathione peroxidase, encoding MTTVYDFSARRIEGNEQSLADFRDQVLLVVNTASQCAQTPQYTGLQKLYRTYRRQGFSVLGFPCDQFGHQEPGDENEIANFCSTIYHVTFPMFAKIDVNGARTIPLYNWLKREQGGLLGGRIKWNFTKFLVGRDGAVIARYAPTHAPEKLTDKIEAALAVPAPSRESND